The window CGTCGGAAGCATCGCCATCCATGCCGAGCCTCCGGCAACAGAGCCCGAGCTCCGCGATGTCATTCCCTTCAAGACTGGCGACCCCGCTTCCTCATCGAGCATTCGCACGGCCCTCACCGAGCTTGCCCGCGTCTATGGTGATTACGGCTACCTCCGCGCGCAGGCGTCCGCCAACCTCGAGAAAAACGTCTCGAATGCGACCGTCGCGTACAGCTTCACCTTCTCACCAGGCGCCCAGTTCCACCTCGCCTCAATCGACATGTCCGATCTGCCCACGGACCTCCAGCAGGAGCTTGCCGCGTTCTGGCATGCGACCCCCGGTGCACTCGTGGACAAGAAATTCCAAAGTAATCTTCGCGAAGCGCTCGAAAAGCTGCACACTCGCTACGGTGTCTTCGTCGGCGCGAGATCTGATCCGGTAGCCCACACCGTCGTGATCTTCCTCAAACTCCGCAAACTTCCAGGAGTATCCACTGAACCGGCGGATCCTGGCACTCCAATTCCGTCTTCCGTGCCTTCACCCGAGCTGCCATCGCCCCCCATCCCGATTCCACAACCACCACGGCACCCCAGGCCATAGCCTCTACTTCAAACTTCCGGTCCCTCCAGCGCTGGCGATCCAGCGAGTATGATTGTGCCGTCAACTCCAACGACTCAATACCCATAGGCCCATGCGCACAAGCAATCTGCGTCTCGTTTCCTTCGTCACGTTCCTCGCCTTCACCCTCTCAACCGCCGCGCTCGCGCAATACTCAATCCAGAAGATTGAAATCCACGGCGTCGCTCCGTACACCGAAACCGAAGTCCTCGAGGTCTCTGGCCTGCAGCCCCGCCAGATGATGTCCCACGACAGCCTCGGCAACGCCGCACAACATCTGCTCGACACCGGCGTCTTCGCCGACGCGAGCATCGAGCTCACCGGCACCGGCATGGCACGCACTGTGGTCATCACGCTCAAGCCGCTCCCGGTTAGTTCCCTCACCGCCGCCACTTTCGCAAACTTCCCGTGGTGGACGACCTCTGAGCTCGACGCGGCTATCCGGCAGCGCGTCCCGTTCTATCGCGGCGGCATCCCGCCGGCCGGCAATCTTCCTGATAGCGTCAACGCCGCGCTCACCGCCATGCTCGCCGAAAAAGGCATCCACGCTACCGTTTCGAACGCCTCCATCCCGGCCACAAATCTTCACCCGCAGCTCGCCTGGGAGTTCCACCTGGACGACCCCGCCGTGCGCCTGGTTTCCCTTTCGCTGCGCGGCACGCCTGCCCCCTTCGCTCCCGCAATGCAGCGGATCGCGCAGCACCTCAGCGGTTCACGCTTCAACGATCGCACCGTAGCCGACCAGATTCTTGCTCCGCTGCACGACGCCGGCTACATTGACGCGGAACTCACCAACGTCAGCGCCACCCTTGAACCCGCCTCCTCTGGTTACGCCGTACGTTACTCAGCAACCATCGTGCCCGGCGATATCTTTCGTGTGAACTCCATCACGTGGCAGCCCACTTCCATCTATGCCCAGGACGCGTTCACCCACGATGCGAAGCTGCACTCCGGAGATCTCGCCTCGCAAAAGTCTCTGCTCGAAACCGAGCAGGCAATCCTCAACGCCTATCTTCACCTCGGCTATCTCGACGCATTTGTCGACGCGCACCCACAGAAGGACGCATCCGCCCACACCGTCAGCTACTCGCTCGCGATCACGCCCGGCGAGATCTACCACGTCAAGTCCATCACGCCGCTGAACCTCTCCGCGGCCGCCCAAAAGGACTTCGACTTCGGCTGGCTCCTAAAGCCCGGAGCCGCCTATGATCCGCTCTACACAGCAACCTTTCTGACCAACAACACCGCCCTGCGCAGCCTCGCCGGATACACCGCCAGCTTTCAGGCTGCAGCCGACTCACAGACGCACCTAGTTGACCTGACCATCAACTTCATCCGAACAGGCGGCGGCGAGTAGCCCCGCTACTTCAGGCTTCCTGTCACACCCGTGCCAACCGTAAGCGGCTCTCCGTCGGCGGACATGATCTTCAGCCCCCGGCTCTGCACCTGCGCGTAAAA of the Acidobacteriaceae bacterium genome contains:
- a CDS encoding POTRA domain-containing protein, producing the protein MRTSNLRLVSFVTFLAFTLSTAALAQYSIQKIEIHGVAPYTETEVLEVSGLQPRQMMSHDSLGNAAQHLLDTGVFADASIELTGTGMARTVVITLKPLPVSSLTAATFANFPWWTTSELDAAIRQRVPFYRGGIPPAGNLPDSVNAALTAMLAEKGIHATVSNASIPATNLHPQLAWEFHLDDPAVRLVSLSLRGTPAPFAPAMQRIAQHLSGSRFNDRTVADQILAPLHDAGYIDAELTNVSATLEPASSGYAVRYSATIVPGDIFRVNSITWQPTSIYAQDAFTHDAKLHSGDLASQKSLLETEQAILNAYLHLGYLDAFVDAHPQKDASAHTVSYSLAITPGEIYHVKSITPLNLSAAAQKDFDFGWLLKPGAAYDPLYTATFLTNNTALRSLAGYTASFQAAADSQTHLVDLTINFIRTGGGE